One genomic window of Lytechinus variegatus isolate NC3 chromosome 1, Lvar_3.0, whole genome shotgun sequence includes the following:
- the LOC121431100 gene encoding uncharacterized protein LOC121431100 translates to MESRLQASSNSPTLLDIEEGRVDIIDRPSAGEQCCHYFRSFIQFLFSYVGLTAMLCAYLLLGAIAFRNIEMGKEAALRGEIRREMEDYFEELFQEATTINVRNWTDNAISRLSDKQKNFTAKSIVFMEYLDDGEKWSFFGSMLFSLTVVSTIGRVRECEYVEGDKSHFAGGIRVN, encoded by the exons ATGGAGAGTCGTCTTCAAGCATCGAGTAACAGCCCGACCCTGCTCGACATCGAGGAAGGTCGGGTCGACATCATTGATCGACCAAGCGCTGGAGAACAATGTTGCCATTACTTTCGGAGCTTCATCCAGTTTCTTTTCTCCTACGTCGGCCTGACCGCTATGCTCTGCGCCTACCTACTACTTGGCGCCATAGCCTTCAGGAACATCGAAATGGGGAAAGAAGCAGCATTGCGAGGTGAAATAAGAAGGGAAATGGAAGACTACTTTGAGGAACTCTTCCAGGAAGCAACGACTATAAATGTCAGGAACTGGACCGATAATGCCATCAGTAGATtatctgacaagcaaaagaatTTTACGGCTAAATCTATCGTCTTTATGGAGTATCTTGATGATGGCGAGAAATGGTCATTCTTTGGATCTATGTTATTCTCTCTGACGGTTGTCAGCACCATTG GGAGAGTACGAGAGTGCGAGTACGTGGAAGGTGATAAGAGTCACTTTGCCGGTGGGATACGTGTGAACTAG